In Thermospira aquatica, the following proteins share a genomic window:
- a CDS encoding restriction endonuclease subunit S, whose amino-acid sequence MEITTSKQNNTLQNENYKQTELGPLPQEWEVVRLGEVIIPDREKIKAKDYSGKEKIVEKISFDRGVIVFRDKNKTATDLFKVDKERLLISKINFHQGAVAITPDTTVATTHYDIYKVLENSNILYLWYYFRSDAFKKLFAEEIKFRGYKKEANFQFIKDFTIPPPAPFRPARNRCQNRSREQGYRKLPGTHKNLRRKNQACHR is encoded by the coding sequence ATGGAAATCACTACATCGAAACAGAATAACACCCTCCAGAACGAAAACTACAAACAAACCGAACTTGGACCACTTCCACAGGAGTGGGAGGTGGTGAGGTTGGGGGAGGTAATTATTCCAGACAGAGAAAAAATAAAAGCAAAAGATTATTCTGGTAAAGAAAAAATTGTTGAAAAAATTTCTTTTGATAGAGGTGTGATTGTATTTAGGGATAAAAATAAAACTGCAACAGACCTCTTTAAAGTTGATAAAGAAAGGCTTTTAATATCAAAAATTAATTTTCATCAAGGGGCTGTTGCAATAACTCCTGATACAACGGTTGCTACAACACATTATGATATCTATAAAGTATTAGAAAATTCAAATATACTTTATTTATGGTATTATTTCCGCTCAGATGCATTCAAAAAATTATTTGCAGAAGAAATTAAATTTCGTGGGTACAAAAAAGAAGCTAATTTTCAATTTATAAAGGATTTTACAATCCCCCCCCCCGCCCCTTTCCGTCCAGCAAGAAATCGTTGCCAAAATCGAAGCCGAGAGCAAGGTTATCGAAAGTTGCCGGGAACTCATAAAAACCTACGAAGAAAAAATCAAGCGTGTCATCGATAA
- a CDS encoding methyl-accepting chemotaxis protein, producing the protein MRISTRSNIAWVILAVISLVNTSILLFQLTLISEKDNVVNFLGKQRFLSQQIASYVLAKYQGVDHEAELQQAMAFVDRIMHGLIEGDRELKLPRTTEERVLFQMRMVEDAWKQYKETIQKAKEDPAFAPALFEKSRIFLQEMDRAVSLFAIDENVKILRVIQISLLVVNLVILVGFAVFMQRNIVSLILGLTERIKELTKGHLDVTLPELKGKDEIAMLYTDLQHMLTSFKKIFNKLVVASNTVVSTVDNLRVQGQRTKDGVSLQAFEATQIATAAEEMSQTINEIANSATRAAENSEKAMQKSEEGKKMASDAGVIITNLGESTEELKAMVEKLHKRSTEIGDIVAIIKDIADQTNLLALNATIEAARAGKQGKGFAVVAEEVRNLAEKTLKATTEITEEIQSIQKEIRQTVSSMGKTSQEVTKVSDYIEKVTGVLHAITNAVQEVKNQVTDITAAVEEQATASHEVARNVEKVSMESKNIETMAHDVMHEVNTLIMVTEQLRSATFEFRTEESEKMIFDIAKTDHRLYVGKIAASLIGDVVLDPSNLPDHRQCRFGKWYVSEGVQRFGNLQVFKAIDEPHVRLHALAKEVVIAWNRGDRERAQKLYKEMEDISREVVTCLEKLKVTTGEAKATNKAV; encoded by the coding sequence ATGAGGATTTCCACCCGCTCCAATATAGCGTGGGTAATTCTCGCTGTTATTTCTCTGGTAAACACATCCATTCTTCTTTTTCAACTTACCTTGATCAGTGAAAAAGATAACGTGGTCAATTTTTTAGGAAAACAAAGATTTTTATCACAACAGATTGCCTCTTATGTTCTGGCAAAATACCAGGGTGTAGATCATGAAGCCGAACTTCAACAGGCGATGGCTTTTGTTGATCGAATTATGCACGGCTTGATAGAGGGTGATCGAGAGTTGAAACTTCCCAGGACTACAGAAGAGAGAGTTCTATTTCAAATGAGAATGGTAGAAGATGCATGGAAACAGTATAAAGAAACCATCCAGAAAGCGAAGGAGGATCCTGCCTTTGCTCCTGCCCTGTTTGAAAAGAGTAGAATTTTTCTCCAGGAAATGGACAGGGCAGTGTCTCTTTTTGCCATTGATGAGAATGTGAAGATATTGCGGGTGATTCAGATTTCTCTGCTGGTTGTGAATTTGGTTATTCTTGTGGGTTTTGCTGTCTTTATGCAGCGCAATATCGTATCCTTGATCCTTGGCCTTACCGAGAGGATAAAGGAATTGACTAAAGGACATCTCGATGTCACTCTTCCCGAGCTAAAGGGTAAAGATGAAATAGCCATGCTTTATACAGATCTTCAGCATATGCTTACCTCTTTTAAGAAAATTTTCAACAAGCTGGTGGTTGCTTCTAATACAGTTGTTTCCACGGTGGATAATCTAAGAGTTCAGGGGCAGAGAACAAAAGATGGGGTGTCTTTGCAAGCTTTTGAGGCAACTCAGATAGCGACAGCGGCCGAAGAGATGAGTCAGACGATAAACGAGATAGCAAATAGTGCAACACGCGCTGCGGAGAACTCGGAAAAAGCGATGCAAAAAAGCGAAGAAGGTAAAAAGATGGCCAGTGATGCTGGCGTTATCATCACCAATCTCGGGGAATCCACCGAAGAACTCAAAGCAATGGTTGAAAAACTTCATAAGCGCTCGACCGAGATAGGCGATATCGTTGCCATCATCAAGGACATCGCTGATCAAACCAATCTCCTCGCGTTGAATGCGACAATTGAGGCGGCACGAGCTGGAAAACAAGGAAAAGGATTTGCCGTAGTGGCTGAGGAAGTAAGAAATCTCGCTGAAAAAACCCTCAAAGCCACAACAGAAATTACAGAAGAAATACAATCCATTCAGAAAGAAATCCGTCAGACGGTGTCCTCTATGGGAAAAACGTCTCAGGAAGTTACCAAAGTTTCAGATTACATCGAGAAGGTTACGGGGGTTTTGCATGCTATTACGAATGCTGTTCAGGAGGTAAAAAATCAGGTAACAGATATTACTGCGGCCGTAGAGGAGCAAGCCACCGCATCCCATGAGGTAGCAAGGAACGTGGAAAAGGTCTCCATGGAATCAAAGAACATAGAAACAATGGCTCATGATGTCATGCATGAGGTAAATACTTTAATTATGGTTACGGAACAATTGAGAAGTGCGACATTTGAATTCAGGACGGAAGAAAGTGAGAAGATGATATTTGATATTGCGAAGACCGACCACAGACTCTATGTTGGAAAAATAGCGGCATCGTTAATAGGCGATGTGGTACTCGATCCATCCAATCTCCCCGATCACCGTCAATGTCGGTTTGGGAAGTGGTATGTGAGCGAGGGGGTCCAGCGTTTTGGGAATTTGCAGGTTTTTAAGGCGATCGATGAGCCTCATGTACGACTTCACGCCCTTGCAAAGGAGGTGGTTATCGCTTGGAATAGAGGAGACAGGGAAAGGGCGCAAAAGCTTTACAAGGAGATGGAGGACATCTCAAGAGAAGTGGTAACTTGCCTGGAGAAGCTCAAGGTTACCACTGGCGAGGCAAAGGCCACCAACAAAGCCGTGTAA